Below is a genomic region from Treponema sp. OMZ 798.
TTGCCCATACGGGAAAATTGGCTGCGTAGGAAGCGAATTTTTCTTGCAGAGCCTTTACGGTTTTTTCGTCATAAAAGAACAGAACCGTACCTGCCCCCGCCTTAAAAGAATCGATTTTTTCACGCGGAACTTTGCCGCCGAATGCCTCGTATATCGAATCCCACAATAAATCGTGCTTTTCGCCGAATACCGTAACTATCCGTGCACTTTTCATATTAAAGGCATCAGGCACCAATTCTACCGCTTTTTTTATTAAAGCTCCGGCTTCTGCGGCAGACACCGGCAGGTTTTTATTAATGTTGTAATAAGACCTGCGTTTTTCCAAAGATTGTATAATTCCCATATCCTTCTCCTATAAAAACTTTTTGCAAGGATTATCAAATCCTGAAAAAAGTTTTTTCAAGCAGTTTGTTTACAAACCGCATACAATAATATGATGTTTGTCTGAAAGACAAACTCAAATATAAACAGCGAGGCAATATTTCCGCCGAGCTGTTTATCAGCTCTCCTATAAAAACTTTTTGCAAGGATTATCAAATCCTGAAAAAAGTTTTTTCAAGCGGTTTGTTTACAAACCGCATACAATAATATGATGTTTGTCTGAAAGGCAAACTCAAATATAAACAGCGAGGCAATATTTCCGCCGAACTGTTTATCATATCTCCTAATATATAGCTCTGTATCGGTTAAATAAACGTTCCATCATGCAAATCGCTAAAAGCTTTTTGCAATTCTTCTCTTGTATTCATTACAATGGGACCTCCCCATGCAATGGATTCGTTTAAGGTTTTTGAGCCGACAAACAAAACTTTTGCCGTATCTGTTCCTGCCTTTATCGTAACGGAGTTTCCTTCAGTCAGTTTTACTGCCGTTTTTTCTTTTACGGTCTGACCGCTTATAACCGCATCCGAAAGGAGGGTAAAAAGCATAACCGAATCATCATGTTCCGTTTCGATTGTTATTTCGGCACCGGCATTGAGTGTAATGTCGTAATAGTTAAGCGGAAGATACTTGCTTTTAAAGCCGGTGTGTTCTTTATATGAGCCTGCAAGCAAGCGTATAAAACCTCCGTCAAAAGGTATTTCTTTAATTTCCGTATTTTTTATGCTGCGGTATTCCGGCGGTACCATTTTTTTAGCCGCAGGCAAATTGAGCCAAAGCTGAACACCGAGGAGGCGTTCGCTTGCAGGCAGCTTTTCTTCATGAAGAATTCCTTTTCCGGCTGTCATCCATTGTACTTCGCCGTCGCCTACCGTGTCTTCAAAGCCAAGGCTGTCCTTGTGCTGCATTTTTCCCTTGTACACATAGCTGATTGTTTCAATTCCTCTATGAGGGTGCATTGGGAAACCTGCCGTGTAGTCATCGGGATTGGTGCTGTCAAAAGAATCAAGCATTAAGATGGGATCAAAATCGCTTGTTGTGCTATGCCCCAACACACGGACAAGATTAACGCCTGCTCCGTCTTGTGCAGGGAAGCCGGTAACTGCTGTTTTTATTTTTCTTTCCATAGGTTTTTCCTTTTCCTTAGGTTATAAAATACATAATACACGGCATTTAGTCAAATTCAATTATACATTTTAAGAATATATATTCTTTTCATCTTATTTTTGCATGGACTTTAACACCTTCATATGTATCATAATTCTCGTTTTATATTTTTAGCGGATAGATAATAATCACAGAGTTTGCAAAAACAGTTAAAAAATGATAGAATATAAACCGTAAAAAAGACGGACAAATCTTTTTTGGAGGCGGGCTATGCATACGGGGGTTGATTTTTGGAAGAATTACATGGATAGATGGTTCGGAAATGAGCTGATAGCCGAATGGAATAAAAATGTAAAAGTTGAATATGCGAGAAAAAACTTTACCGGGAAAGTATTTCTCGGAGGAGCCGGTATGGGCGGCCCCTTAGCTTATGCTTGCGATGCAAGATATAATCTCGCCGATGGATTAATATGCTGGTGTCTATGGGATTTTCCCGGTCCGCATTTTCCCTTAAAAAAGGAAACATACCGGAAATGGGCAAAAGAAGTAGATGCTTTTATAAAAGAAATATAGCCTGGCAGTTAAGAATCAATTAGTATTTGATAAAGTTACTTCTTTATTTGAATCGCCTCGCGGCAATGCCCTAAGCATTTACGGCATTAACGTTTTTCCCGTTTTCCATGCCTGACCGACTTTTTCGCCGATTGCATAATAACCGTACTGAAATTGATCAAATACAAAGGCGTTTAGTTTTGCAGGGTTTATTTTGCCGTTTTCGTCGAGTACTTTTTCATCGGCTATGACATTGACTATTTCTCCTACAACGCGGAAGCCGAAGCGGTCATTCTGGATGGCGGCTGCCGTACATTCAAGCGTCAACGGAAATTCTTCTACGATGGGAGCATCCACACGGCTGCTTTTTACCGCATGCAATCCCGAGCGTTCAAATTTATCGTGCATGGTATTTGCACTCGCAATTCCGAAAAAATCCGCCGCTTCAATATGCGGAATATCCGCCACGCTGAGCGTAAAGGCCTTCCGGTTTTTAATATTGGCTGAAGTTTTATGCGATTCGTCAAGGTTTAATGCGACCATGTTATTATCGCAGATTCCGCCCCAGGCCATATTCATAACATCGACAGAGCCGTCTTCATTGTATGTTGCAACCATCAACACCGGCATCGGAAACACAAAGGGATGTACTCCTAAATCTTTTTTCATATCTACCTCTCTTCTGTTCTAAATGATTTTATACATACTATCACTTTTTTGTTATTTATTCAGCTGCCTCGCATTTTTGTATTTTCGGAATTCGCATAGTCTTGCAGCAATCTTGCTTTCGGGCAGGCTCCGGAAAAATATGCTATCGGCACCTTGCTTCCATCCTTTCATGATTCTCCTCTCCCCATTTTTGCATGGACTTTAAGACCTTCATAAAACTTTTCCCCATCTCGGTTAGAGAATATTCTACACGCGGCGGGATTTCTTTATAGTCATACCGTAAAAGAAACCCATCCGCTTCAAGTTCGCGTAATTGCTTAGTCAAAGAAGACTCGTTAATTTCGCCTATCTTGCGGCGCAATTGTCCGAAACGATTAATCTTTTCAATTCCGATATAGTAGAGAATTTCAATCTTCCACTTTCCGCCCAGCATTTTTTGAATTGCCGAAACCGTTTCACATTTTTTTATAGCTTCTGCCGTTTTTTTCATATTATGATGATTTTATCACAAAAACTATATAAAAACAAGTACGCTAAAAAATAATAGTACTTGTTTTATCATAGAATAGTATAACTAATATTTAGAAACTACATCCCTGTCCAGCTTATTAAATCCAGTAAAAATACAGATATAAAAGATAATAGAATTAAGGCTATTACCGGTTTAATTACCCATTTAAACCATTTATCATAAGAAACTTTGGCTATTGTCAAAGCTCCCATCGTCCAGCCCAGAGCCGGTGAAATCATATTTGTAAAAGCATCACCAAATAGAAAAGCTTGCACTGCAACTTGTGATGTTATTCCTAAAGTTTTGGCAATTGGTTCCAAAATCGGCATTAGTACCGCAGCTTTTGCTGTAGCAGACGGTACTATCGGATT
It encodes:
- a CDS encoding pirin family protein; protein product: MERKIKTAVTGFPAQDGAGVNLVRVLGHSTTSDFDPILMLDSFDSTNPDDYTAGFPMHPHRGIETISYVYKGKMQHKDSLGFEDTVGDGEVQWMTAGKGILHEEKLPASERLLGVQLWLNLPAAKKMVPPEYRSIKNTEIKEIPFDGGFIRLLAGSYKEHTGFKSKYLPLNYYDITLNAGAEITIETEHDDSVMLFTLLSDAVISGQTVKEKTAVKLTEGNSVTIKAGTDTAKVLFVGSKTLNESIAWGGPIVMNTREELQKAFSDLHDGTFI
- a CDS encoding nitroreductase family protein, with product MGIIQSLEKRRSYYNINKNLPVSAAEAGALIKKAVELVPDAFNMKSARIVTVFGEKHDLLWDSIYEAFGGKVPREKIDSFKAGAGTVLFFYDEKTVKALQEKFASYAANFPVWANQANGMLQLAVWTALREEGIGASLQHYNPVIDEKVKSLFSIPQEYVLIAQMPFGGIGSEPDPKEKENIDDRVTIIE
- a CDS encoding helix-turn-helix domain-containing protein, coding for MKKTAEAIKKCETVSAIQKMLGGKWKIEILYYIGIEKINRFGQLRRKIGEINESSLTKQLRELEADGFLLRYDYKEIPPRVEYSLTEMGKSFMKVLKSMQKWGEENHERMEARCR
- a CDS encoding flavin reductase family protein, yielding MKKDLGVHPFVFPMPVLMVATYNEDGSVDVMNMAWGGICDNNMVALNLDESHKTSANIKNRKAFTLSVADIPHIEAADFFGIASANTMHDKFERSGLHAVKSSRVDAPIVEEFPLTLECTAAAIQNDRFGFRVVGEIVNVIADEKVLDENGKINPAKLNAFVFDQFQYGYYAIGEKVGQAWKTGKTLMP